Proteins encoded in a region of the bacterium genome:
- a CDS encoding uroporphyrinogen decarboxylase family protein produces the protein MAMTSRERLTRIFRGQIPDRPAVKLWGFVKGQSMLHPDYEPVYQLGLELADHIGSANSPFDIYGGIYGGDLWRRWEEPSESDKWVIVRTELKTSQGVLTCARKDSTVGLPSYDIEPLLKQPKDIKILLSAPYEPFPFTTKPFEAAEASIGERGIVDYGLPHAMYALQGAAGSINFALWSMECRNLLSEAIEVYAKRLYDHVKCALEAGLKPVFAWIGPELCIPPLMGIKDFDDFVYAFDKPLCDLIHNGGGRVWVHCHGKMGPVLSRFMEMGVDVLNPMEPPPMGDITLSDAFAQVGNRMGLEGGIESHDLMTASDERMTHLIHEAIDAGQGNRFILCPSSGYMEWPNPTARYIANLKTFVAEGVRYAEQGRVVPTSKRSL, from the coding sequence ATGGCAATGACCTCGCGTGAAAGACTGACAAGGATATTCCGGGGGCAGATACCTGATAGGCCTGCCGTAAAGCTCTGGGGGTTCGTTAAGGGTCAATCGATGCTTCATCCCGACTATGAGCCGGTCTATCAATTGGGGTTGGAATTAGCTGACCATATCGGAAGCGCCAACTCGCCTTTTGATATCTATGGCGGGATTTATGGTGGGGACTTGTGGAGGCGCTGGGAAGAACCGTCGGAGTCGGATAAATGGGTGATTGTCAGGACGGAATTGAAGACCTCACAGGGTGTACTAACATGCGCCAGGAAAGATAGTACTGTTGGACTACCAAGCTATGATATCGAGCCATTGCTCAAACAACCTAAGGATATAAAGATACTCCTCTCGGCTCCTTATGAGCCTTTTCCCTTCACAACCAAGCCTTTTGAAGCAGCCGAAGCATCGATTGGCGAGCGGGGGATTGTGGATTATGGCCTTCCGCATGCCATGTATGCCTTGCAGGGTGCTGCGGGGTCTATTAACTTCGCCTTATGGAGCATGGAGTGCCGCAATCTGCTCAGTGAAGCCATTGAAGTTTATGCCAAACGCCTTTATGACCACGTGAAGTGCGCATTAGAGGCAGGGCTAAAGCCCGTCTTCGCCTGGATTGGTCCGGAGTTATGCATCCCTCCTCTCATGGGTATAAAAGACTTTGATGACTTCGTCTATGCCTTCGACAAGCCATTATGTGACCTCATCCATAACGGCGGCGGACGAGTATGGGTTCATTGCCACGGCAAAATGGGTCCCGTTCTCAGCCGATTTATGGAGATGGGTGTTGATGTCCTCAACCCAATGGAGCCCCCACCGATGGGGGACATCACCCTATCTGATGCGTTTGCGCAAGTAGGCAACCGAATGGGTCTAGAGGGCGGTATTGAATCCCATGACCTAATGACTGCCTCTGACGAGCGAATGACCCACCTGATCCACGAAGCCATCGACGCCGGCCAAGGCAATCGCTTCATCCTCTGCCCGTCCTCCGGCTACATGGAATGGCCCAACCCCACCGCCCGCTACATCGCCAA